Sequence from the Sphingobacteriaceae bacterium GW460-11-11-14-LB5 genome:
TTTCATCATTTTAAGGGGTTAATTGAAGTTCCGAATTGATAGTTGGAAGTCATAAAAGCTTAAAATCTTGGTCACTTCTTAATTTTTTATTTGCTTTTGTAATTTCCACATTTTATCTTCGTTATAATTGAAGCAAGACTATGTAGCAAACCAACTATATAGTCTTGTTTGTTTTTTATAGCGTTTGAATAAAATTAATAGAGCAATGACAGAGGTAACATACTACACCCAAGAGGGGTTAGATAAATTAAAAGAGGAAGTTCATTATTTAACAACCACCGGTCGTCAGCTAATATCTAAAGCAATTGCAGAAGCAAGGGATAAAGGTGATTTATCGGAGAATGCAGAGTACGATGCTGCCAAAGAAGCACAAGGTTTGCATGAAGCAAAAATTTCAAAATTAAAGAATACCTTGGCAAACGCACGTTTAATTGATGAGTCTAAATTAGACTTATCGAAAGTACTTGCCTTATCGATTGTTAAAATAAAAAATGTTAAAAACGGCGCAACCATGACTTACCAGTTGGTAGCCGAAACAGAAGCCGATTTAAAAACAGGAAAAATTTCTGTTAAATCGCCAATTGCACAAGGTTTGTTAGGTAAATCGGTTGGCGAATTTGCCGAAATCGAAGTGCCGGCAGGTAAAATGCAGTTCGAAGTTTTAGAGATATCAAGATAAGGTAGAAGGCGGAGGGTTTAAGGCTTAAGGTCTGTTCTCCGCTCTAAATCCTAAACCTTACACCCTACACCTTTAACCCTATACCTTAATGACTATCTTTTCAAAAATTGTTGCTGGCGAAATCCCTGCACATGTTGTTGCTGAAACTGTAGAATATTTAGCCTTTTTAGATGTTCAGCCTTTAACAGCAGGCCATGTTCTGGTTATTCCGAAAATTGAGACTGATTATATTTTCGATATGGATGAAGATCTGTATGTGGGTTTGTGGATGTTTGCCAAAATTGTAGCGAAAGGTGTTAAAATAGCTTTCCCCTGCAAAAAAGTGGGCGTTTCGGTAATTGGACTGGAAGTGCCGCATGCACATATTCATTTAATCCCGATGAATAATGTAAGCGATATGAATTTCAGTAAAGAAAAACTGAAGCCAACAAACGAAGAACTGGCTGAGGCTGCCGAAAAAATTAAGCAAGCCTTACTGGAAGTATAAAAAGGGCCGGCTGTGAAAACACCAGCCGACCATTCTACCCGCCTAACCCAAATATTTTTACGGCGCCGGAGCAACTGTAGCATTTAGCTGTAATACCGGCCAGGTTAAGCCTAGCCCCTTTCCGATTACGATGCCGAGGTTATCTCCTCTTTTTACATCTGATATCCAGTAATACAAAGGCCATCCCTTATAGGTTAATTGTTTTTTGTTGATGGTGGCTACGGTAATTACGCCTACATCAGCTTTTACTATCGCTGACGGAACGTTAAGGACTTCAGATTCGTACACCGGCCAAATACCTTCTTGTGTTGCACTCTTGGTATAAGTATTTACACCATTTTTATCTGGCGCAAAAGCATACAAAGTACGTCCTTTGTTATCAGTTAAGTAAATGGTTTTGCCGTCACCAACTGCATAGGTGCTGGTATAATTGATATTGTTCGCTGTCAGTTGTGCATTGGCCAGCATTAATGAATAATCGGGTTTAGCTACAAACCAGATTCCAGCAACACCATCCCCTTTAATTTCGCCTGCTGCAGCATCATTTGCATAATAATAAAGCGGATAACCACGATAAGTACTTTGTTTACGTCCATCGGCACGGGTAACTTCACCAACTTCGGCCTTGTTCAGGTTTAAATCTGTACTGGCATCGGCAGAATAATAAAGTGGCCAGGTGGTTTCGCAACCACCGGTACAGGTTGGCGTACCGGCAGCATCAGAGGCAAAAAAGTATAAAGTTTTGCCATCTTTATCGGTTAATACTGATCCGAATTTAGCATCGGCTGCCAGTTGAATTCCCTTTTTGTTAGATGCAGGAGGCGTTGTCGGTTCATCTGAACTATTTTTTTTGCAGGCACTAAATACCATGGCCACACACAATACAGCCAATAGGTTTCTTTTTAAGTAGATTAGCATAAGATTTTTTTGTTTTTAGTTTTAACTTTAATCATTAATATGCCCGTATTACGCCATCAGGTTGTAAATGGTTGCTTGCAGAAACGAGAATTTTAGCCAAACCGAACGAATCATAATTATTTTAAAAAAAAATATTTTTTTTAGGCAACCTTTTGTAAATCCTCATCGTAATGTGTTTTGAAAGGAGAACTTGTGACCGCTAACCGCGACAGAGAAGATATTATTATACAAAAGCATATTCAGGGCTGCATTAGAAATGAAAGGGATAGTCAAAAAGCGCTATACAAACATTTCTATAGCTTTGCTATGGGTATTTGTTTGCGTTATGCAAACGATCGGTTGGATGCTGCGGGAATACTGAACGACGGCTTTTTTAAAGCTTTTAAAAACATCACTAAATACGAACCTAGCAAGGCTTTTTTGCCCTGGCTTGGTCGTATAATAACCAATACAGCTATCGACTATTATCGTGCTAATCTGAAATTTGCTGATCACGTAGATATTCTGGATCATGAAAATATTGCGCAGGTAAGTTCTGTGTACGATAAGTTAGCTTACCATGATTTACTGGCATTGGTGCAAAAGTTAAGCGCGGGTTACCGTACCGTTTTTAATCTTTTTGCCATTGATGGATATACACATGAAGAAATTGCCGAAATGCTGGGGATATCGGTAGGTACATCAAAGTCGAACCTGTTTAAGGCCAGGCAAAAATTACAGGAAATGTTAAAAGCTACAGAGGCGACAACTTACCAGGTAAGGAATTCGGAAGTAGATAGGAACCTTTTACAGGTAAGGTTAAACACAAATATGCAATGAAAGAGGGAAAAGATATAGATAAATTATTTAAGGATGGGTTGGAAAATCCCGATCTTCCTTTTAATGATTTAGATTGGGATAATCTGGAGGAGAGATTGCATCCAGCACCAAAAAGGAGGGTAGTGCCGCTGATTTGGTTAACGGCTGTGGCTGGGATAGCCGCAATGTTACTGGTGGTGTTTTTATTGGCTAAGCCAAATGGCGATCAACCTAAAAACAATCCGCTGGTGAAAACAGATACAAAAATTAACAATAAAGAGCATAACAAACCTATAGAGGATAAGGGAGATTTAATCAAGAAACCAACAGAAAATAATACTTCTTCCGGGAATGGTGAAGGAAGTTTATTGGCCGGGAATAAAGAAAATAATAAAGATACGAATGATGATAAAGTGGCTGAAACAAGCCAGGTTAATGCTGGTTTTTCTAAAGTTTTGGAGAGTAGTTATATCCATCAGAACCTTTTAGCCAATACCTTATATAATCCACAAATAAGCATTCAAACTAAACGAGTAGAATTAGAACAACAAAATCTGGTAGCTGCCCTTCCGCAAAGAAAACCGGAGAAAATGCCAACGCCATTGGTTAGGAAGACGCCAAGGTTTGTTTTAAGTATCCTGGCCGCACCCGA
This genomic interval carries:
- a CDS encoding transcription elongation factor GreA is translated as MTEVTYYTQEGLDKLKEEVHYLTTTGRQLISKAIAEARDKGDLSENAEYDAAKEAQGLHEAKISKLKNTLANARLIDESKLDLSKVLALSIVKIKNVKNGATMTYQLVAETEADLKTGKISVKSPIAQGLLGKSVGEFAEIEVPAGKMQFEVLEISR
- a CDS encoding HIT family protein, translated to MTIFSKIVAGEIPAHVVAETVEYLAFLDVQPLTAGHVLVIPKIETDYIFDMDEDLYVGLWMFAKIVAKGVKIAFPCKKVGVSVIGLEVPHAHIHLIPMNNVSDMNFSKEKLKPTNEELAEAAEKIKQALLEV